One genomic segment of Deinococcus radiopugnans ATCC 19172 includes these proteins:
- a CDS encoding ATP-grasp domain-containing protein, with product MNVLFTKNFSVTAAQLHALKGTRYAVWASHTDPGHGMLAAADHTFLEPRGLLGDDYAAWLLDACVRHGIGLVVPGKERERLAGWQGRFAEAGVTLITPTTEAVQRHLERKDEFLRGWDTDILPIPRWATFDSLASFDEAAATLRQPGVRLCVKPARGIYASGFRVLMDTPDLKSFLGGELYQMSHAAARELFAAGELPTMLLMHTLEGAERSVDCVAWQGELLRAVVRRKGGEGQQIEDRPDLVEAARRISAHYGLSGIFNFQTKDGPDREGRNRTPNMLEINARASGGLRYSLAAGVNFPLLLLDAATGVLDRAALPPVQTGLRVAEDKVARIVREQEAAV from the coding sequence ATGAATGTCCTGTTCACCAAAAACTTCAGTGTCACCGCCGCCCAGCTTCACGCCCTGAAAGGCACGCGTTACGCGGTCTGGGCCAGCCACACCGATCCCGGCCACGGCATGCTGGCAGCGGCGGACCACACCTTTCTGGAGCCGCGCGGCCTGCTGGGCGACGACTACGCGGCGTGGCTGCTGGACGCCTGTGTGCGGCACGGCATTGGGCTGGTGGTTCCCGGCAAGGAGCGCGAGCGGCTGGCGGGCTGGCAGGGGCGCTTCGCGGAGGCGGGAGTCACCCTGATCACGCCCACCACGGAGGCCGTCCAGCGTCACCTGGAACGCAAGGACGAGTTTCTGCGGGGCTGGGACACGGACATCCTGCCGATTCCGCGTTGGGCCACCTTCGACAGCCTCGCCAGTTTCGATGAGGCGGCGGCGACGTTGCGACAGCCGGGCGTGCGCCTGTGCGTCAAGCCCGCGCGCGGCATCTACGCCAGCGGCTTCCGGGTGCTGATGGACACGCCGGACCTGAAATCCTTCCTGGGGGGCGAGCTGTACCAGATGAGCCACGCGGCGGCGCGGGAACTGTTCGCGGCAGGAGAGCTGCCCACCATGCTGCTGATGCACACGCTGGAGGGGGCCGAGCGCAGCGTGGACTGCGTGGCGTGGCAGGGCGAGTTGCTGCGCGCGGTGGTCAGGCGCAAGGGCGGGGAGGGCCAGCAGATCGAGGACCGCCCCGATCTGGTCGAGGCCGCCCGCCGGATCAGCGCCCACTACGGCCTCAGCGGCATCTTCAACTTCCAGACCAAGGACGGGCCGGATCGGGAGGGGCGCAACCGCACCCCCAACATGCTGGAAATCAACGCCCGCGCCTCCGGGGGCCTGCGCTACAGCCTGGCGGCGGGGGTCAATTTTCCGCTGCTGCTGCTGGACGCCGCCACGGGCGTGCTGGACCGCGCCGCCCTTCCCCCCGTTCAGACCGGCCTGCGCGTCGCCGAGGACAAGGTGGCCCGCATCGTTCGGGAACAGGAGGCGGCGGTTTGA
- a CDS encoding HAD-IIB family hydrolase has product MIVAFTDLDDTLFQTLRKLPPGMQGLTPATLGRNGQPHSFCTPAQAALLAHFEASGITVIPVTGRDPAAMARVTLPFTSWRVLDHGLTILRPDGQVDAEWRDRVLETLHPLQDALEECTVAVSERAAALGCRLSRHTAHDTPFMTVLKHPDADAGRLEQVQLVLEAHLATRGYADLHVIANANNVSVLPRHLGKAEAVRHLREQHFPQAALTLALGDSLSDLAFMNACDLALTPPGGQLLRTLTAAKLPQR; this is encoded by the coding sequence GTGATCGTTGCCTTCACCGATCTGGACGACACGCTGTTCCAGACCCTCCGCAAGTTGCCGCCGGGGATGCAGGGCCTGACCCCCGCCACCCTGGGCCGCAATGGGCAGCCGCATTCTTTCTGCACGCCCGCGCAGGCGGCGCTGCTGGCCCACTTCGAGGCCAGCGGCATCACGGTCATCCCGGTCACAGGCCGCGACCCGGCGGCGATGGCGCGCGTCACCCTGCCTTTCACCTCCTGGCGCGTGCTGGACCACGGCCTGACGATTCTGAGACCAGATGGACAGGTCGATGCCGAGTGGCGTGACCGTGTGCTGGAGACCCTACATCCTTTGCAGGATGCCCTGGAAGAATGCACCGTCGCCGTCTCCGAGCGGGCCGCCGCTCTGGGCTGCCGCCTGAGCCGCCACACCGCCCACGACACTCCCTTCATGACGGTCCTCAAGCACCCGGACGCCGACGCTGGCCGCCTGGAACAGGTACAACTGGTGCTGGAGGCCCATCTGGCGACGCGAGGTTACGCCGATCTGCACGTCATCGCCAACGCCAACAATGTCAGCGTGCTGCCCCGGCACCTGGGCAAGGCTGAGGCGGTGCGCCACCTGCGCGAGCAGCATTTCCCGCAGGCTGCGCTGACCCTGGCCCTGGGCGACAGCCTAAGCGATCTGGCGTTCATGAACGCCTGCGACCTGGCACTCACGCCGCCGGGCGGTCAGCTCCTGCGAACGCTGACTGCGGCGAAGCTGCCCCAGCGCTAG
- a CDS encoding phosphoribosyltransferase domain-containing protein, with protein MTLVPALTEHTVDLPSGTLDLWLETPHPPLDSLLDYAVRQNPRRGFLFVSRVLGKHLPVSPAVAARTYTALAAALPPLTAPHFIGLAETATALGEGVCRAWREQHPERPATFQHTTRYQTRHPLLLRFDEPHSHAPAHLLYDPGPAARAATDLVLVDDELSTGTTLENLAREWRRLHPHLRRVMLVSLTDWCPRRAALEAALELPVTFVSLTRGGYRFTPAPDWQPPTLPAVTGNGADKSELLPARGPRYGQAVDLSWPDLQLSPEDRVLVLGTGEYQFPAFALARQLEPMVAACAFSATTRSPVLEGRAMARKFSFTDNVGDGIPNYLYNVGPDLYTRILVTYEGRCLPDPALMALLGDKAQAICLSPLDPQ; from the coding sequence TTGACCCTCGTCCCGGCCCTCACCGAACACACCGTCGACCTGCCCAGCGGAACCCTGGACCTGTGGCTGGAAACCCCACATCCGCCGCTGGACTCGCTGCTGGACTACGCGGTGCGGCAAAATCCCCGGCGAGGGTTTCTGTTTGTCAGCCGGGTGCTGGGCAAGCACCTTCCGGTGTCCCCGGCAGTCGCGGCGCGGACCTACACGGCACTGGCGGCGGCGCTGCCTCCCCTGACCGCTCCGCATTTCATCGGACTGGCGGAAACGGCCACCGCGCTGGGCGAGGGGGTCTGCCGCGCGTGGCGCGAGCAGCACCCGGAGCGGCCCGCCACCTTTCAGCACACCACGCGCTACCAGACCCGGCACCCGCTGCTGCTGCGCTTCGACGAGCCGCACTCGCACGCCCCGGCCCACCTGCTGTATGACCCCGGCCCGGCGGCCCGCGCCGCCACTGATCTGGTGCTGGTGGACGATGAACTGTCCACCGGCACCACGCTGGAAAATCTGGCCCGCGAGTGGCGCCGCCTGCACCCGCACCTGCGCCGCGTGATGCTGGTCAGCCTGACCGACTGGTGCCCGCGCCGCGCCGCGCTGGAGGCCGCGCTGGAGCTGCCCGTGACCTTCGTGAGCCTGACGCGCGGAGGCTACCGCTTCACGCCCGCGCCCGACTGGCAGCCGCCGACGTTGCCTGCCGTCACCGGAAACGGGGCCGACAAGTCGGAGCTGTTGCCTGCCCGGGGGCCACGCTACGGGCAGGCGGTGGACCTGAGCTGGCCTGACCTCCAGCTCTCCCCCGAAGACCGCGTGCTGGTGCTGGGCACGGGCGAGTATCAGTTCCCGGCGTTCGCGCTGGCCCGTCAGCTGGAGCCGATGGTGGCCGCCTGCGCCTTCTCGGCCACCACGCGCAGCCCGGTGCTGGAGGGGCGGGCGATGGCCCGCAAATTCAGCTTCACCGACAACGTGGGCGACGGCATCCCCAACTACCTGTACAACGTGGGCCCGGACCTCTACACCCGCATTCTGGTCACGTATGAGGGGCGTTGCCTGCCCGATCCAGCGTTGATGGCGCTGCTGGGCGACAAGGCGCAGGCGATCTGCCTCAGCCCTCTGGACCCACAGTGA